Part of the Brassica oleracea var. oleracea cultivar TO1000 chromosome C8, BOL, whole genome shotgun sequence genome is shown below.
CATGTAGACTTTGTTAAGAGTTTTCTTTAAATGTAAGTATAATATATTCTCTAGATCATAATGAATATTTCCATAATTTAATTCGAGTAATAAACAGATTCTTTTCTTTCTTTCTGAAAGACAGTTGCTTTCTAGTGGTGTTATCTTCGAATTTATTATTTAATAGCATTTAAATAATGCTACTTAATTGTCTAGTGACATCATGGAGAATAATGAGAGAATGGACACTAGAGAATATTACTACTCAATTGCTAAACTTTCTTAGGAAGATCAAATATAAAGTTATAGGTTATCATACTTCATTTATTGTGTTAAAATGATTTGATGATGCTATGCGGATGCCATATGGTTAAAAATTATTATAATATATGTATGTGGATTTTTTGTGTTTATATGGTGCTCTAATAATCAGCACTTATACTTATATCGTTTGCCAAATACTTTGTGTTGGTTATAATATTTACAATTTCCAATTCATAATTGACTGTATTACCCTAACATACTAACACCAATGGGAAGAAAGTCATTAATTCACTGATCAGCAAATAAAATTTTGAATTTAAATGTTCACAAATACTCAAAAATGAAAATTTTAAAACTTGCGTATGTTTTTCGAAAAGATTGCTAATTTGTATAATATAACTAATAATATATCACATAAATAATTTAATGTAAAATGCATTGTTATTCAATCAAATTTTCCTTGTGCTAAAGCATGTTTATATATATAGATATATGTTCAAATCATTTTTGCTGGCTTCTTTTTGATATAACTTTCCTATGTACTTATGTTCAGGCTAATTTTTCTAATGAATAATCACCATATTAAATGTGCACTTGGTAAACTAATTAAATGCAGCTCTTAAAGCCAATTATTTATCTTGATATGAAAACAAATCATACTACCGGACTGCAAGTGATTTTCTTGTTATTGTAGTCACTGTTTTTGTTGTGTGTCAGTTTGTTGTAGTGTTAAAATTCAAGATCCAATTTGGATCTGATTGTGTAACTAGGATTACAGTTAAAGAGAGACTTTTCCTCCAGCAACGAGCTTTTTCAATATGCTGTCTTAGCTTTTCTTTTCTTTTCTACCTTTTGTTAGTGGAGAGACATATTTGCTCGTTGAAAGAACATCAGACCTCTTTATCTATAAATGATTCACTTTATAATTTATCTTAAAATTCGAAACCAAATGATTATCTCTCTATGGAGGCTTATATATACTAATATACATAGATATTGACCTAATTTCTTTTGTGTAAAAAAGTATCGGTGAACAGTGAATATTCCTTTATTGCTGCATACGCATACGTATGCATGCAGTCATGTGTATACACATTTATTTATAAAAATTAGGGAAGTGGATACACATGTATGAATGTACACGAAGATGATGATAAATGGGTGAAGAAGGGGCAAAAAGTAATGTGAAGGAGAGTGATAAAAGACAAAAGAGAAGAGAGTGGAGCCCTAAGGGTGTGATGGGTTGGGCAGATTTGGGAGCAAAGATTGATGGTATCAACAGTTCTTTTTTCCCTCTCTCTCTCACTCACTGTTATTTGATTTGACATCTCATTTTTTTCTTTGACCATCTCTCTCTACCTACACACTCACACAAATGACAACTTTCATAACTCCTCCAATTAAAACCCACATGCTTTGCTTCTTTTATTTCCATTTCATATTCAAGGTCATACATAATACGGTGATATACGAAGCCCGCTCTTGTGGTGAGTGATGTATATAATATAGTGTATGGATTATTGTTACATTGGTCACAACCAGCAATTAAACAGTAGTAAAACTGAAAAGGATATAAACGTACATCTTTAAATAATGTAGGATTAATTCAGACATCATTTATTACCAATCAATTTCCTACCCCTTTGCTGGGAGATGTAGACCATCCTTACCTATCATCCTTTGACCCCTCTCATCTTCTCAACACTTCTCCACATTTCTCTACCAATAAACACTTAAGAGCATCCGCATTAGCGGTTTTTGATGGGTTCATGGGCTCGAGTTCTTAGGCCCGAAGGGATTAAAGAAAAAGAAAAATGAGTTTATTTCGATGAACCGGGCCTTACGAGTGAACTCGTAGGAGGCGAGTTCAAGCCACGCATCGATCACTAAGTGTCTGCTCCTTCCGCGTTGACGACGACGAAAGTAGGGTTTCCGTGTAACTCGATTCATTTCTCTCCTCTCTGAAAAAGCTAGGATTTGCCTTCTCCGAGGCGATATTTCGTGCGACTGCAAATTCCAGAGGTTTTCTCCATCAAATCGACGACGGACTCTATTCTCCACGAGCTTAGGTCAGTATCGAGTAGAGTCACGGTCTCTTACAGTCGTTTTTGGGCTCGAAAGCGATTGCGATATGTGTGATTTAAAATCGATTTGGGGTTTTTTTGTTAGGGTTCGTTTAATCATATTGTATCGTTATTATGTGCTAATAATTTCGATATGTGGTACAGATGGATCCGCCAGAAGAGAGAAGACATTCAAAGAGGCAAAACGATTACATCAACATGTTAGGGTTCGTGGCCGATTCAGAAGACGGGATTCCTAGAAGGTGTCCATGTGGTGGGAGAATCATTCATGAGATTTGCGGGAAGGACGACTACGACACTCTTCCTGGGAAGCGGTTCTTCACCTGTAAAAACTACGAGGTAAGTCTGATTTTTCACGGTTTGATTATCGTTGATGGGTTCCATTATCGAAAAGTGTCTGATTTTTGTTTATGTTGTAACCAAGGCTGATGGGTTCCATTATCGTCAGCCTTGGGTGATAGGTGTGCAGGAGGAGATCGAAAGGTTGACTAAGCGGGTGGAGGAGGCTGACCAGGTGATGATGGGGGTGTCGAATCTCAGTAAACAGATTGAGACACTGGAGGTTAGTGAACTTTCTTTGCTCTTTCATTGCTGTTACATTATAGTTATCTAGTTTTTTTTGCGTGACTAACACTTTTTCATTGATGTTTCCATGTTCAGGAACAAGTTAAAATCCTCTCTGGGCAGGTGGATTACCTCACCGTGCAGGTAGCTGACTTGGAGAAGGTCTGCTTCGAATGAAAAGCAAAGGTAAGACTCAACTAAACTGTATCTGTGATCATTGCTATATGTCTGTTCGAAAATGTTTATGTTTTAAAAAAAGTAGAGGTAGTTCAACTTTTTAATAAAAAGTTAACCATTTTTAAAACTAAACTAGAACTAGAACTTAATGTAAGCATAAGAGAACTAGAACTACAACTACAAATAGAGTAAACTACAACGAGAACTAGTACTATAACTAGAACTTAAAAAAGCTATCATTAATTCTGTTGGTTGGTTGGTTGCTGTGATGAATGTTCGATTATACTTAGCTGTAGTTAATTTTTTCCACTGATTTGATGTGTATTGACTGCTCTATGTGAACTAGTTGTTGTGTAATGGCTTCTCTAATGACTGCTTGGTAGGTAGAGTTTGTTTAATTGTTCTCTCCTATCAAAGCGGTCAGCTTAAGACTAGTTTATAAACATAGCAAATCCACTTGTAAAAACACAAAAACATAAAAACACCAAACCAAACCTAAACCAAAATGGAACCTTTCTCCCTTAACTCTCCCGGGTTTGTTAACTTATTAGCTTCGCAGAGCAGTACACCAATAGACGTAGACTCTGCTGAGGCAGCTGGTAACTCTCCCGGGTTAGTTAAACCATTGGAAAGGAGAAAGTGGGGACCCAAAGAAGACCTTGTGCTCATTAGTGCTTGGTTGAACACGAGCAAGGATCCCATAGTCAGTAATGAGCAGAAGGCATGAGCGTTTTGGAAGAGAATAGATGAGTATTTCAATTCAAGCCCTCAGCTCATTGGCTCCGTTCCTAGAGAGTGGAGTCAATGTAAGCAGAGGTGGGGAAGAGTGAATGAGCAGGTGTGCAAGTTTGTGGGAAGCCATGAAGCCGCTTTGAAGGAGCAAGCGAGTGGCCAAAATGAGAATGATGTCATGAAGGCTGCTCATGACATCTTCTTAAATGACTATCATGTCAAGTTCACCCTTGAACATTGCTGGAGGGAATTGAGGTTTGATCAGAAATGGAGATCACACTCTTTCTCGAGAGATGGTGCAAAGGAGAAAAGGAAGGAAGCAGGTCCGGAGGTGGTGCCTGACGAGGAAGAGGTTAGGCCTCCTGGTGTTAAGGCTAGCAAAGCAGCCAAACGCAAGAAGCACGGGAATGAAACAGCTTTTGATCAAATACAGAGCATGCTAGCTCTGAAAAATAACATTTTCAAACAAAAGATCCTTGATCATCTCCTAGCCAAAAACGAAGACACACTTTCTGATCAAGAAGTGTCTCTTAAGAATAAACTCATCTCTGAAATGCTTTGATTTGGTCAGTGCCTTGAATTTGAGTGAATATTAGAGTCGTAGAATCTGTTTAGGTTGATTGGATGAACTTGTTTAAGTTGGTTGAATTCTTGAGCTTTTGAATATGTTCTATTAGCTTGTTTAACTTGATTGAATTCTTGAGCTTTTGAATATGTTCTATTAGCTTGTTAGCTTTATTGAATCTGTTTTCTTTTCTTTTGCAGGTCACAGGTTCCAGGTCACGGGTTGCAGGTCACGGGTTGGAGGTCACGGTGTTGCAGGTCACGGGTTCCAGGTCTGTTTGTTTCACAGGTAGTTTAAGCCACAGGAAAGTGTAGCCTTTTGTTTCTTTCTACACTTATTTTGCATCACAGATGTACTATGTTTTGTAACTCACAACTTGATTCACGGATGTACTATGTTTTATAACTCTCTATATATAAACTATGTCTCTCTATCTTTATAAAATGTGCAACTTGATTCAAAGTCTTTCACTTCTCTTTCTTTAAAAAATGTGTATGTTTCTTTCTCACAGCTGTGCCTGTTTCTTTCTTTAAAAAATTTGCTTCTTTCAATTCAAGAGTAGTTCACAAAGTTGTTGAAAGAGAACAAGAAACTCCAAGCTCACAAATTCAAGAGTAGTTCACATACGTCATGCACAAAGTAACTCACAGCTCACAGACGAGTTGACCAAACAAGAAACTTCAAGCTCAGAAAGTAGTTCTCACGGGTTGGGACAAGCGGTGAAGGGAGTTGGAACTCAGCTCTCATCTTCACATACCCAAAAAAATATCAAATTCACTAGAAGGTAATTAAAACATGTTGCTTAGTAATAGCTTGGGAAGAAAGTATTTGAATGGATGTTCATATTTTGTTTCTTTCAAATGTGCATGACATATTATGTTATATTAATAAGATAATAATGTTGTTCTATAATATATTTGAAAGAAAAAATATGGATTATGAAAAAAAATTGTGGATTATGAAAAAAAATTATGGATTATGAAAAAACTATTTATATTAAAATGCAACTATATGTTTAACAGATATAAAGGGAACATATCTAGCCATAATCAATAAAAAAAATATTTTATAATGAAAATATAGAAGAAATAATGAAAATAATAATAGGATTAAATATGAGTTACAAACCCCCTTTTTGCTGAACGTCAAGAATCCACCAGAAAAGATGTTGAACGGGCTTTTGGAGTATTGCAATCGAGGTTTGCAATAGTTAAAAACCCAGCTCTACTATGGGACAAGAAAAAGATATGAAGGATTATGAGAACTTGTGTCATATTGCACAATATGATAGTAGAGAACGAACGAGGCGGATACACTCAAATTGATACATCTGAGTTCGAGTCAGGAGAGTCAAGAAGAAGTTCCGAGGTGTAAAGGACAACAAGTTTTAATATCGGTAATATGCTAGGCATTCGCAATGAAGTTCGGGATTCAGAGAAACATGATCGTTTGAAAGCTGATTTANNNNNNNNNNNNNNNNNNNNNNCATCAAATTTGGGATCAATAGATACGTGATCGTTTGAAAGCTGATTTAGTTGAAAATATATGGCAAAAGTTTGGTAATGTAGATGAATAATCTTTGTATGTTCATGAATTTTCAATGTACTGAATAAAAACTTTTTAAAATTTTTTAAAAATATTTTATTTTTATTCATGAATTCTCAATGTATTCAAAACTTAAAAAAAATATATATATATTTTATTTTATTCCTAAGAACCCCTTCTTCAGGTTCACCAATGGAGGAGCACAATAGATAGATGTTCATCACTATTCATGGTTCCACCATAAAATTATTTAAAAAAATTTATGAACACCAAGAAGGTATTCACTAATGCAGATGCTCTAAGTGGTTCCTGTTGAACGTTGTTATATATATATCTTACATGCGCCTAAAATGTAAGTCATATGCATATAGTTTACAAATAACGTGCATAGTTTCAAAAGAAAAAACATGTAAGTAGTAAAAGTTTTCTGTAGCCGCTTATATTAACCTAACATACAAAGTATTTTCAGAGTCTATGTATTACACTATAGTTACATAATTTGTAAACCACTTCGCTAAATCAAATAGAAAACTGATTAAATAAATACAAAATATGTTTTCCTTTTAATATAAGTATATAAATAAACCATATATATTAGTGACTAAATTTAAAAGTAATAATAAATTTAATTCAAAATTTCGTAACTTTTTTTTGACAACGAACGGTTATTCTATTACTCAAACTTGAGGTGGTCTAGATAACCAGACCAGAACAAAACAACCAATAAAACATAGTAATCTATGGAAATATCTTGTAATCCTAGCTAAAGAATCTGAAATCTAGTTTTGCGCTCTTGGAATATGAATGATTTTGAAGTCCGAAAAACATATCTGAAGAGTCTTTATCCTCTCTAATTTTGTTGCAAAACTTGGCTGAGTATAGTGTTTTTTAATCATGGCGATCAAATTCTTGCAATCCGTCCCAAAAGTCTAGCATATCGAATATTGAATCATATTATCCATCGCTTATCGT
Proteins encoded:
- the LOC106309174 gene encoding glutathione S-transferase T3-like, whose protein sequence is MEPFSLNSPGFVNLLASQSSTPIDVDSAEAAGNSPGLVKPLERRKWGPKEDLVLISAWLNTSKDPIVSNEQKLIGSVPREWSQCKQRWGRVNEQVCKFVGSHEAALKEQASGQNENDVMKAAHDIFLNDYHVKFTLEHCWRELRFDQKWRSHSFSRDGAKEKRKEAGPEVVPDEEEVRPPGVKASKAAKRKKHGNETAFDQIQSMLALKNNIFKQKILDHLLAKNEDTLSDQEVTGSRSRVAGHGLEVTVLQVTGSRSVCFTGSLSHRKV